From a single uncultured Fibrobacter sp. genomic region:
- a CDS encoding methyltransferase domain-containing protein, with protein MTKQSNGNIVHSVTSNQVDIYRYLEVVVRKYASTTFLRPVADHTRESFEKACEFVRNYAARDCEAPVPLSLVLDSGCGTGESTIHLAKRFPGIPVIGIDKSSVRLSKAGNERQLENAMEDAAGESAELDQMQVPPNAFWVRAELLDFWRLALEKVVAGEWKILHHALYYPNPWPKESEATRRFHLHPIFPTLLRLGAATELRTNWEIYAREFAEAARVAGGALSLCLSVECDEFTPDVPETAFERKYKNAGQSLFRVLVRHNSEIRNPN; from the coding sequence TCTAATGGAAACATAGTCCATTCGGTTACAAGCAACCAGGTTGACATCTACAGGTATTTGGAAGTCGTGGTGCGCAAGTACGCCTCCACGACTTTCTTGCGCCCGGTGGCGGACCATACCCGCGAATCGTTTGAAAAGGCTTGCGAATTTGTACGTAACTATGCCGCTAGGGATTGCGAAGCGCCTGTCCCTCTTTCGCTGGTTCTGGATTCTGGGTGCGGTACGGGGGAGAGTACCATCCATCTGGCAAAGCGTTTCCCGGGAATTCCGGTGATCGGAATCGACAAGTCGTCGGTGCGCCTCTCGAAGGCGGGAAATGAGCGCCAGCTAGAAAATGCGATGGAAGATGCCGCAGGTGAATCCGCTGAGCTAGACCAGATGCAGGTTCCGCCGAACGCCTTCTGGGTTCGCGCGGAACTGCTCGATTTCTGGCGCCTCGCACTCGAAAAGGTCGTGGCGGGGGAGTGGAAAATTCTGCATCATGCGCTCTACTATCCGAATCCGTGGCCCAAGGAAAGCGAGGCGACAAGGCGATTCCACTTGCATCCGATTTTCCCGACGCTCTTGCGTCTGGGGGCCGCAACGGAGTTGCGGACCAACTGGGAAATCTACGCCCGCGAATTCGCGGAAGCCGCCCGCGTAGCGGGCGGGGCGCTTTCACTTTGTTTGTCCGTAGAATGTGACGAATTCACCCCCGACGTTCCAGAAACCGCCTTCGAACGCAAGTACAAAAATGCGGGCCAGTCGCTTTTTCGCGTCCTAGTCCGCCATAATTCTGAAATCCGAAATCCGAATTAA